A window of the Anaerolineae bacterium genome harbors these coding sequences:
- the rpsB gene encoding 30S ribosomal protein S2: MPVVSMRNLLETGVHFGHRARRWNPKMKPYIFTERNGIHIIDLQQTVPQIDKAYEVVRDTVARGGTVLFVGTKRQAQETIAQEATRCQMPYVNQRWLGGTLTNWRTIHERIDALKRLEAERDSGAWDRLTKKEALLLSREVANLQERLGGIREMKTLPDLLFVIDVNREATAIKEANTLNIPVIAVVDTNCDPDVVDYIIAGNDDAIRAIRLITKTIADAVLEGLDMRKVYEEDEAAVPTQDYRVRDEDYEDEEDYLGASTLANLRGIENLFEDEDER, from the coding sequence ATGCCTGTTGTTTCGATGAGAAACCTGCTGGAAACGGGCGTCCACTTCGGGCATCGCGCCCGGCGCTGGAACCCCAAGATGAAGCCGTACATCTTCACCGAGCGTAACGGCATCCACATCATCGACCTGCAGCAGACCGTCCCGCAGATTGACAAAGCCTACGAGGTGGTGCGCGATACCGTCGCCCGTGGCGGCACCGTCCTTTTCGTCGGGACCAAGCGCCAGGCGCAGGAAACAATTGCCCAGGAAGCGACCCGCTGCCAGATGCCCTATGTCAACCAGCGCTGGCTGGGTGGCACGCTCACCAACTGGCGTACCATCCATGAGCGCATCGACGCCCTCAAGCGCCTGGAAGCCGAGCGTGACTCCGGCGCGTGGGACCGCCTGACCAAGAAGGAAGCGCTCCTGCTCAGCCGCGAGGTGGCCAACCTGCAGGAACGCCTGGGCGGTATCCGCGAGATGAAGACCCTGCCCGACCTGCTCTTCGTGATCGATGTCAACCGGGAAGCGACCGCAATCAAAGAAGCCAACACGCTCAACATCCCGGTCATCGCTGTGGTCGATACCAACTGCGATCCAGATGTGGTGGACTACATCATCGCCGGTAACGATGATGCCATCCGCGCCATCCGCCTGATCACCAAGACAATCGCCGACGCTGTCCTGGAAGGCCTGGATATGCGCAAGGTGTACGAGGAAGACGAAGCCGCCGTGCCAACCCAGGATTACCGGGTGCGTGACGAAGATTATGAAGATGAGGAAGATTACCTGGGTGCTTCTACCCTGGCTAATCTCCGCGGCATTGAGAACCTTTTCGAAGACGAGGATGAACGCTAG
- the tsf gene encoding translation elongation factor Ts, with protein MEITASMVKELRELTGAGPLDCKKALTEFGGDMERAAQFLREKGLAKAAKKAGRATNEGLIETYLHHNRRVGVMVQLNCETDFVAKTPRFQELAHNLALHIANLAPRYIRREDVPAALIEEEKAGQRARALEEGKPANVVDKIIEGRMTKFYQDLVLLEQEFLLDDSKTVADLIQEAIADLGENIQVTRFARFALGEDQAEGEEA; from the coding sequence ATGGAAATCACTGCCAGCATGGTCAAGGAACTACGCGAACTGACTGGCGCGGGACCGCTGGATTGCAAGAAAGCCCTGACGGAATTTGGCGGCGATATGGAGCGTGCTGCCCAGTTCCTGCGGGAAAAGGGTCTGGCCAAGGCCGCCAAGAAGGCTGGCCGTGCCACTAATGAGGGCCTGATCGAAACCTACCTGCACCACAACCGTCGCGTTGGCGTGATGGTGCAACTGAACTGCGAAACGGACTTCGTGGCCAAGACGCCGCGGTTCCAGGAACTGGCTCACAACCTGGCCCTGCACATCGCTAACCTGGCACCCCGGTACATCCGGCGCGAGGACGTGCCCGCCGCCCTGATCGAAGAGGAAAAAGCCGGCCAGCGGGCGCGCGCCCTGGAGGAAGGCAAGCCGGCCAATGTGGTTGACAAGATCATCGAGGGCCGCATGACCAAGTTCTACCAGGACCTCGTCCTGCTGGAACAGGAATTCCTCCTGGACGATAGCAAGACGGTTGCCGACCTGATTCAGGAAGCCATCGCCGACCTGGGCGAGAACATCCAGGTCACCCGCTTTGCCCGCTTCGCCCTGGGCGAAGATCAGGCGGAAGGCGAAGAGGCCTAG
- a CDS encoding UMP kinase gives MSAENKTSKYHRVLIKLSGEALAPRNGELGIDPDQAAFIAERIKAVYDLGAQVAVVIGAGNLWRGAAGVARGMDQSTADHMGMIATVMNGLALQDALERLGVVTRVQTAIEMHRVAEPYIRLRAIRHLEKGRVVILTGGTGSPYFTTDTAAALRAAEIKADLVIKATKVDGVYTADPKKDPTATRFERLTYEEALARKLSIMDLTAFTLCMENRMPIIVLNFWAPGALEAAVRGEPVGTLIGGE, from the coding sequence ATGTCGGCTGAGAACAAGACATCTAAGTACCACCGTGTCCTGATCAAGCTGAGCGGCGAAGCGCTCGCCCCGCGCAATGGCGAACTGGGCATCGATCCGGATCAGGCGGCTTTCATCGCCGAGCGGATCAAGGCGGTGTACGACCTCGGGGCACAGGTGGCCGTCGTCATTGGCGCGGGCAACCTGTGGCGCGGCGCGGCGGGCGTGGCTCGCGGCATGGATCAATCCACCGCCGACCACATGGGCATGATCGCTACCGTGATGAACGGCCTGGCCCTTCAGGACGCGCTGGAACGGCTGGGCGTGGTCACCCGCGTGCAGACCGCCATCGAGATGCACCGCGTGGCCGAGCCGTACATCCGCTTGCGGGCCATCCGCCACCTGGAAAAAGGACGCGTGGTCATCCTGACTGGCGGTACGGGCAGCCCCTATTTCACTACCGACACAGCGGCGGCCCTGCGGGCGGCAGAGATCAAGGCCGATCTGGTGATCAAGGCCACCAAAGTGGATGGCGTCTACACCGCCGATCCCAAGAAGGACCCGACCGCCACGCGCTTCGAGCGCCTGACTTACGAGGAAGCGCTGGCCCGCAAGCTATCGATCATGGATCTGACCGCCTTCACACTATGCATGGAAAACCGGATGCCGATCATCGTCCTGAACTTCTGGGCGCCGGGGGCGCTGGAAGCGGCGGTGCGCGGCGAACCGGTCGGGACGCTGATCGGCGGGGAATAG
- a CDS encoding GNAT family N-acetyltransferase, with product MSIPPLYTARLVIRQYRPADLEARHALMAEAFGSDDTLEDTRRWLDWTLAGYRELARLYQPPYGDYAVALRGDDVAIGSVGLVPACVPWGALRGEAGPHLITPEFGLFWAIRTAHQRRGYATEAARALVEFAFAGLNVRRLVATTEYDNSASQAVMRRLGMTLHHNPGPEPPWFQVVGVLEHPAGSGGESPA from the coding sequence GTGAGCATCCCCCCTCTGTACACTGCCCGGCTGGTCATCCGCCAGTACCGGCCTGCAGATCTGGAAGCCCGCCATGCCCTGATGGCGGAAGCCTTCGGCAGCGATGACACGCTGGAAGACACCCGCCGCTGGCTGGACTGGACACTCGCTGGCTACCGCGAACTGGCCCGTCTGTACCAGCCGCCTTATGGCGATTATGCCGTCGCCCTGCGCGGGGATGATGTCGCGATCGGCTCAGTCGGGCTGGTCCCTGCCTGCGTGCCGTGGGGAGCGCTGCGCGGCGAAGCGGGGCCGCACCTGATCACGCCGGAGTTCGGGTTGTTCTGGGCGATCCGGACGGCGCATCAACGGCGGGGTTACGCCACCGAAGCAGCCCGCGCTCTGGTCGAGTTTGCCTTCGCCGGGCTGAACGTCCGGCGGCTGGTCGCCACCACCGAATATGACAACAGCGCTTCCCAGGCGGTGATGCGCCGCCTGGGTATGACGCTCCACCACAACCCCGGCCCGGAGCCGCCCTGGTTCCAGGTCGTCGGCGTGCTGGAGCATCCTGCCGGGTCAGGAGGAGAATCACCGGCATGA
- the folK gene encoding 2-amino-4-hydroxy-6-hydroxymethyldihydropteridine diphosphokinase, with amino-acid sequence MKAELPRMHRVYLSLGSNINPAANLRACLDLLRARTRLIAVSPVYETAPVGFTEQANFLNTAVLVETDLTPEAFRAAVIVPIEQALGRVRDPANKNAPRTIDLDISLWDDAVFDFGEKPWHVPDRDIVRFSHVARPLADLAPDYVHPEDGRTLAQIAASLPAEGLILKWRPGNDGWGIPGEASGR; translated from the coding sequence ATGAAGGCTGAGCTGCCCCGGATGCACCGCGTCTACCTGTCGCTTGGCTCTAACATCAACCCGGCGGCCAACCTGCGGGCGTGCCTGGATCTGCTACGGGCCAGGACGCGGCTGATCGCTGTCTCACCTGTCTATGAGACGGCCCCGGTCGGCTTCACCGAGCAGGCGAACTTCCTCAACACGGCGGTGCTGGTGGAAACCGACCTGACGCCGGAGGCCTTCCGCGCGGCGGTGATCGTGCCGATTGAGCAGGCGCTGGGGCGCGTGCGCGATCCGGCCAACAAGAACGCCCCGCGCACAATCGATCTGGACATCAGCCTGTGGGATGACGCCGTCTTTGACTTCGGAGAGAAACCCTGGCACGTGCCGGATCGGGATATCGTCCGCTTCAGCCATGTAGCCCGTCCGCTGGCCGACCTCGCCCCAGATTATGTGCATCCCGAAGATGGGCGCACGCTGGCCCAGATCGCAGCCAGCCTGCCCGCAGAGGGACTGATCTTGAAGTGGAGACCGGGGAACGACGGGTGGGGAATTCCGGGTGAGGCCTCCGGAAGGTGA
- a CDS encoding dihydroneopterin aldolase, protein MKDLIHIQNLRLRCYIGFAEHELREMQDVVISMWLSTDLRPAGASDNPADLLNYRTVNKAVIRAVDGARFNTVEALATAIARVAITECGVEKIRVAVYKPGALRFTDSVGVIITRRRRDFLPKKAHRKAAKPAPEAPPERVDEG, encoded by the coding sequence ATGAAAGACCTCATCCACATCCAGAACCTGCGCCTGCGCTGCTACATCGGCTTTGCCGAGCACGAGCTGCGCGAGATGCAGGATGTCGTGATCAGCATGTGGCTGTCCACCGATCTGCGCCCGGCGGGGGCCAGCGACAATCCCGCCGACCTGCTCAACTACCGCACGGTCAACAAGGCCGTGATCCGGGCGGTGGATGGCGCACGCTTCAACACCGTCGAGGCGTTGGCGACGGCCATCGCGCGCGTTGCCATTACAGAGTGCGGTGTTGAGAAGATCAGGGTGGCCGTGTACAAGCCGGGCGCGCTGCGCTTCACTGATAGCGTGGGGGTGATCATCACCCGGCGGCGCCGCGACTTCCTGCCGAAAAAAGCCCACCGGAAGGCCGCCAAACCCGCGCCGGAAGCACCACCGGAGCGTGTGGATGAAGGCTGA
- the folE gene encoding GTP cyclohydrolase I FolE codes for MSDIQVFNGNKTQFLEEYDIDLNLSLDCTTVEESVRMLLKAVGENPDRDGLLNTPKRVARMYEELLAGYYTDPEKVINDALFDVEYQEMVLVTDIEFYSLCEHHMLPFVGRAHVGYIPRDKVVGLSKIPRIVDLFARRLQVQERMTAQIANFLMDTLNPLGVGVVVEGAHMCAMMRGVKKHNARMITSHLLGAFETNEKTRNEFLSHVQRSLGTESLI; via the coding sequence ATGAGCGACATTCAGGTATTTAACGGCAACAAGACTCAGTTCCTGGAAGAATACGACATTGACCTCAACCTGAGCCTGGATTGTACGACGGTCGAGGAATCAGTGCGCATGCTCCTCAAAGCGGTAGGCGAGAATCCAGATCGCGATGGCCTGCTCAATACGCCCAAGCGCGTGGCCCGCATGTACGAGGAGCTGCTAGCTGGTTATTACACCGACCCGGAGAAGGTGATCAATGACGCCCTGTTTGATGTCGAGTACCAGGAGATGGTGCTGGTCACCGATATCGAATTCTACTCGCTGTGCGAGCATCACATGCTGCCATTCGTCGGGCGGGCGCACGTCGGCTACATCCCGCGCGACAAAGTGGTAGGGCTATCCAAGATTCCGCGCATTGTCGATCTCTTCGCCCGCCGTCTGCAGGTGCAGGAACGGATGACCGCCCAGATCGCCAACTTCCTGATGGACACGCTCAACCCGCTAGGCGTGGGTGTGGTGGTGGAAGGCGCGCACATGTGCGCCATGATGCGCGGCGTCAAGAAGCACAACGCCCGCATGATCACCAGCCACCTGCTCGGCGCTTTTGAGACCAACGAGAAGACCCGCAACGAGTTTCTCAGCCATGTCCAGCGTTCGCTGGGCACGGAGAGCCTGATCTAG
- a CDS encoding PD-(D/E)XK nuclease family protein — translation MDTKQQISQLEAFVVDNSSLDRLESLIAEFNIFEAIGAVRQELRHSNFLAFLLNPAEKHGLGDTFLKRFLVCVLSAADEPPVTPIAINVADLSDAVVEREVQNIDILIYDAASGLVCIIENKIFSGEHDNQLGRYLQSAKQRFPDTKAIIPVYLTPDGIPPADDDSPYIPLSYGQVLEIVEHVRNARESLLEADVNTIMRHYATMLRRYIVSESDIAELCRKIYRTHKAAIDLIIEHMPNLQQELSEYLRNLVDNTPSLRLERHSKVYINFILRDWKERAEFNTGVAWPSSSALMTVEFRNDRNSLSLHLLLGPAESQHQYIREAIFAHADKNRDVFRGCRRNLTQKWSTLYKMQFLRPNDYEGASLEDLVQIIEPKWDHFRCEILPQLNEHLMRIEFD, via the coding sequence ATGGATACAAAGCAGCAGATTAGTCAGCTTGAAGCCTTCGTCGTCGACAATTCAAGCCTTGATCGGCTGGAATCGCTGATTGCCGAGTTCAACATCTTTGAGGCAATAGGAGCAGTACGCCAGGAACTACGCCATTCAAATTTTCTGGCATTTTTGCTCAATCCCGCTGAAAAGCATGGCCTAGGTGACACCTTTCTCAAGCGCTTTCTGGTGTGTGTCCTATCGGCTGCTGATGAGCCGCCGGTTACGCCCATAGCTATCAATGTTGCCGACCTTTCCGATGCCGTCGTTGAGCGCGAGGTACAGAATATTGACATTCTTATTTACGACGCGGCCAGTGGGTTGGTATGCATCATCGAGAACAAGATCTTCAGTGGAGAGCACGACAACCAGCTTGGGCGTTACTTGCAAAGTGCCAAACAGCGTTTCCCAGATACCAAGGCGATCATCCCCGTGTATTTGACGCCGGATGGCATCCCACCGGCTGACGACGATAGTCCCTACATTCCACTCAGTTATGGACAGGTGTTGGAGATTGTGGAACACGTCCGTAACGCGCGAGAATCGCTGCTGGAAGCTGATGTCAACACCATAATGCGCCATTATGCGACCATGTTAAGGAGATATATCGTGAGCGAATCCGATATTGCGGAACTGTGCCGAAAGATTTACCGCACTCACAAAGCAGCCATTGACCTGATCATCGAGCACATGCCCAATTTACAGCAGGAATTATCTGAGTATCTTCGCAATCTCGTAGACAATACACCGTCACTCAGGTTAGAACGTCATTCAAAGGTCTATATTAATTTCATTCTAAGGGATTGGAAAGAGAGGGCCGAATTCAACACGGGTGTGGCTTGGCCCTCTAGCTCCGCGCTAATGACTGTCGAATTCCGTAACGACCGCAATAGTCTCAGCCTACACCTTTTGCTCGGCCCAGCGGAGTCGCAGCACCAGTATATTCGTGAGGCCATCTTCGCACATGCCGATAAAAATCGAGATGTGTTCAGAGGTTGCCGACGCAACTTAACTCAGAAGTGGTCAACGCTCTACAAAATGCAGTTTTTGCGACCGAATGATTATGAGGGCGCCTCGCTCGAAGATTTGGTGCAGATCATCGAGCCTAAGTGGGATCATTTTAGGTGCGAGATCTTGCCACAGCTTAACGAACACCTGATGCGGATCGAATTTGATTAG
- a CDS encoding GNAT family N-acetyltransferase, whose product MPEESQLEFRPVTAAEWDDLQTLFAELGSLQGCWCMWWRIRRADFQRQYREGNRQALKAIIDSGQVPGILAYRDGRPVGWCSVAPREAFPVLDRSPVLKRVDEQPVWSIVCFVVARAYRRQGLMTALIRAAVAYAASQGARIVEAYPILPEESSDPRSLVFSGVCSAFERVGFVEVARRSRLRCIMRYVITDGGA is encoded by the coding sequence ATGCCTGAGGAAAGCCAGCTCGAATTCAGACCGGTGACCGCCGCCGAGTGGGACGACCTGCAAACGCTCTTCGCGGAACTGGGATCGCTGCAGGGCTGCTGGTGCATGTGGTGGCGGATCAGGCGGGCGGACTTCCAGCGCCAGTACAGGGAAGGTAATCGTCAGGCGCTCAAGGCTATCATTGACTCCGGCCAGGTACCGGGTATCCTGGCCTACCGCGATGGACGGCCGGTTGGCTGGTGCAGCGTGGCCCCGCGGGAGGCGTTCCCCGTGCTGGATCGTTCGCCCGTCCTCAAGCGGGTGGATGAGCAGCCAGTCTGGTCGATCGTGTGCTTTGTGGTGGCCAGGGCGTACCGCCGCCAGGGCCTGATGACCGCGCTCATCCGCGCCGCCGTCGCCTACGCGGCAAGCCAGGGCGCGCGGATCGTGGAGGCGTACCCCATTCTGCCGGAAGAAAGCTCTGATCCGCGCTCGCTGGTGTTCAGCGGCGTGTGTTCTGCCTTTGAGCGGGTCGGGTTTGTGGAGGTAGCGCGCCGATCGCGGCTTCGGTGTATCATGCGGTACGTAATCACTGATGGAGGCGCCTAA
- a CDS encoding PPOX class F420-dependent oxidoreductase: protein MVDYFSSLQGHQFISLTTFRRTGVAVATPVWFAEVGGRLYVTTDPDAGKVKRIRHTARVTVAPCTFSGQTLGPALEGWARLLTPAEYGAAEAALKAKYGLQWTLLTLPDRLRRRAAQRTFLEITPPGEGSD from the coding sequence ATGGTCGACTATTTCAGCAGCCTGCAGGGCCACCAGTTCATCAGCCTGACGACCTTCCGCCGCACAGGGGTGGCCGTTGCGACGCCGGTCTGGTTCGCCGAGGTTGGCGGCCGCCTGTACGTGACTACCGACCCTGACGCGGGCAAGGTTAAGCGCATCCGCCACACCGCGCGGGTGACGGTGGCCCCCTGTACCTTCAGCGGCCAGACACTCGGCCCGGCGCTGGAGGGATGGGCGCGCCTGCTGACGCCGGCGGAATACGGCGCGGCGGAAGCGGCGCTCAAGGCCAAGTACGGCCTGCAGTGGACGCTCTTAACCCTGCCCGATCGTCTGCGCAGGCGTGCCGCGCAACGCACCTTCCTGGAGATCACGCCGCCAGGGGAGGGCAGCGACTGA
- a CDS encoding SDR family oxidoreductase, protein MKVLFIGGTGKISTAVSRLAVERGIDLYHLNRGQRGVSLPGVTTLTADITRPTEAARALEGHRFDAVVDWIAFTEADIERDLGLFRGKVGQYVFISSASAYQKPPASPIITEATPLYNPFWQYSRNKIACEERLMRAYREEGFPITIVRPSHTYDSNFPIAIGGWDTYTLPDRLLRGAPIIVHGDGTSLWVVTHSRDFAKAFVPLLGHPQAIGQAFHITSDQVLTWNQIYTTLAQALGVEPKIVHMPSDFIARLEPEIGAGLLGDKAHSVIFDNSRIKRLVPEYTATIPFHLGVRETLAWFQADPARLRVDERVNAQMDRLIAAYQAATGVDPAS, encoded by the coding sequence ATGAAAGTCTTGTTCATCGGCGGCACAGGCAAGATCAGCACCGCGGTCAGCCGTCTGGCGGTGGAGCGCGGCATCGACCTCTACCACCTCAATCGCGGCCAGCGCGGCGTCAGCCTGCCCGGCGTGACCACGCTCACTGCTGACATTACCCGCCCGACGGAGGCCGCCCGTGCGCTGGAAGGCCACCGCTTCGACGCAGTGGTGGACTGGATCGCTTTCACCGAGGCGGATATCGAACGCGACCTGGGCCTGTTCCGCGGCAAAGTCGGGCAGTACGTGTTCATCAGTTCGGCCTCAGCCTACCAGAAGCCGCCCGCCAGCCCGATCATCACCGAGGCCACCCCGCTCTACAACCCGTTCTGGCAATACTCCCGTAACAAGATCGCCTGTGAGGAGCGCCTGATGCGCGCCTACCGGGAGGAGGGCTTCCCCATCACCATTGTGCGCCCCTCCCACACCTATGACTCCAACTTCCCGATCGCCATCGGCGGCTGGGATACCTACACCCTGCCCGACCGTCTGCTGCGCGGCGCGCCGATTATTGTCCACGGCGATGGCACGTCGCTGTGGGTGGTCACTCACTCGCGGGATTTCGCCAAAGCCTTTGTGCCGCTGCTGGGCCATCCGCAGGCCATCGGCCAGGCTTTCCACATCACCTCCGATCAGGTGCTGACCTGGAACCAGATTTACACCACCCTGGCGCAAGCGCTGGGGGTCGAGCCGAAGATCGTCCATATGCCGTCGGATTTCATCGCCCGGCTGGAGCCGGAAATCGGCGCGGGCCTGCTGGGGGATAAGGCCCATAGCGTGATCTTTGACAACAGCAGAATCAAGCGCCTGGTTCCGGAGTACACCGCCACGATCCCGTTTCATCTGGGGGTGCGGGAGACGCTGGCCTGGTTCCAGGCTGATCCTGCCCGCCTGCGCGTGGACGAGCGGGTTAATGCGCAGATGGATCGCCTGATCGCGGCTTATCAGGCTGCGACGGGCGTCGATCCTGCTTCCTGA
- a CDS encoding bifunctional phosphoglucose/phosphomannose isomerase yields the protein MLLDAPERFAALDPQAMLSHIHALPDQVEHAWAAAHDLPLPEDYRHPRLIVLSGMGGSAIGGDYLAALVAHASPVPILVIRGYDLPAYVSGSEVLVIASSNSGNTEETLAAYADAGRRGVRRLAITTGGELAARAAADGVPLWQFTYSSQPRAALGWSFGLLVGLADRLGLAADLANDVAEAVALLRQERGAFGPEVPAERNGPKRYAGQFCGRIGLIIGSGIMAPVARRWKGQINENAKNWAEFDELPEQNHNGVAGTELPERGLEQIFCMLLRSSYDHPRVALRHDLTYRLFLQQGINTDTFVARGQSRLAQMLSATQFGDYTSFYLAMLNEVDPTPVPQIENLKAGLARAG from the coding sequence ATGCTTCTGGATGCCCCTGAGCGCTTCGCCGCGCTCGATCCGCAGGCCATGCTAAGCCACATTCACGCCCTGCCCGACCAGGTGGAACATGCCTGGGCGGCGGCCCATGATCTGCCGCTGCCGGAAGACTACCGCCACCCGCGCCTGATCGTCCTCAGCGGCATGGGCGGCAGCGCCATCGGCGGTGATTACCTGGCCGCGCTGGTAGCCCACGCCAGCCCGGTGCCGATCCTCGTCATCCGCGGCTACGACCTGCCGGCTTATGTCTCCGGCAGCGAGGTGCTGGTGATCGCCAGCAGCAACAGCGGCAACACGGAAGAAACACTGGCCGCCTACGCCGATGCCGGGCGACGTGGAGTCCGGCGGCTGGCCATCACCACCGGCGGGGAACTGGCCGCCCGCGCGGCGGCGGATGGCGTGCCGCTGTGGCAGTTCACCTACAGTAGCCAGCCGCGCGCTGCCCTGGGCTGGAGCTTCGGGCTGCTGGTTGGGCTGGCGGACCGGCTGGGGCTGGCCGCCGATCTGGCTAATGACGTGGCCGAGGCTGTCGCTCTGCTGCGCCAGGAACGGGGGGCCTTCGGCCCGGAGGTACCTGCCGAGCGCAACGGGCCAAAGCGTTACGCCGGGCAGTTCTGCGGGCGGATCGGCCTGATCATAGGCAGCGGGATCATGGCCCCAGTCGCCCGCCGCTGGAAGGGCCAGATCAACGAGAACGCCAAGAACTGGGCCGAATTCGACGAGTTGCCGGAGCAGAATCACAACGGCGTGGCTGGCACAGAACTGCCGGAGCGTGGCCTGGAGCAGATTTTCTGCATGTTGCTCCGCTCCAGCTACGATCATCCCCGCGTTGCCCTGCGCCATGACCTGACTTACCGCCTGTTCCTGCAACAGGGCATCAACACGGATACGTTTGTTGCTCGCGGGCAAAGCCGCCTGGCCCAGATGCTCAGCGCCACCCAGTTCGGCGACTACACGAGCTTCTACCTGGCCATGCTCAACGAGGTCGATCCGACGCCGGTGCCACAGATCGAGAATCTCAAAGCTGGTCTGGCGCGGGCGGGGTAG